Proteins from a single region of Kluyveromyces lactis strain NRRL Y-1140 chromosome C complete sequence:
- a CDS encoding uncharacterized protein (no similarity) produces the protein MSKPRLGNPNKLPHALGRQFLDENSSTTTDSEKESFDFTALMKRLKETRKTTMPRRNTKENLLATTQHDLNEYPYPINKNNENQNLEMNNSDFDNDDSKENDTDSEIELSWRPLDEIELKRRAINKTDKLFKPMGDLNGEFTSEKISEKCAKLLGYPLPDYIKRPQRVSLVEKGNVIEFKDYQNQQKSLFHNKDFKFEYPVKRGHEEGEDDKEYFQVEEVLRTIKEDIKQTYSKVDNINNFIQSRIDTGHKEAKAEEKEKENNKIREEIPGMFPQKIVYLNHFIDPPEKQPTYFNALMNMKWIVSWPVKWKVAYFVTVHILSFSDEQYTFSGKSYDLLTNTKYLTLSEVDRLFGCYMTIYVISRNIYDITFSIREIYDYAYQYLMEYDELHPILRKYWKELFIYGLMNAILVSIGASAIHLCLAPDGNSSPIYTCLWHIGFGSSQRVGFAVMLIIFYIDLTQEGLNRFKKQADDLKEQEDLAQRRVNKNQNANIFKDKSTVMNFCKSRDVDEDILLESTPPLNPPSILHSPLLKKSTKVEQNESIKLVSVSSVEHFEESYVPLLRERLDEETNKSSKTIPSKNFLLSTMVKIIVFTSTFLQQPVKTMKKLMPYKIYNSVRKAINAPT, from the coding sequence ATGAGTAAACCCAGGCTTGGAAATCCGAATAAGTTGCCACATGCTCTTGGGCGGCAGTTTCTAGATGAAAATTCGAGCACAACGACAGATAGCGAAAAAGAGAGTTTTGACTTCACAGCATTGATGAAGAGGTTGAAAGAAACCAGGAAGACTACAATgccaagaagaaataccaAGGAAAATTTGTTGGCCACTACTCAACATGATTTGAATGAGTATCCTTATCCAATTAACAAAAACAATGAGAATCAGAATTTGGAAATGAATAATAGCgattttgataatgatgatagCAAGGAAAACGATACAGATTCCGAGATAGAACTGTCATGGAGGCCATTAGATGAgattgaattgaaaagaagagcCATTAATAAAACTGATAAACTTTTTAAACCGATGGGTGATTTGAATGGCGAATTTACATCTGAAAAGATAAGTGAAAAATGTGCTAAACTTCTTGGGTATCCTCTTCCTGATTACATCAAACGTCCACAAAGAGTTAGCTTAGTTGAAAAAGGGAATGTCATTGAATTCAAGGActatcaaaatcaacagaaGTCCCTTTTTCACaataaagatttcaaattcgaGTATCCTGTGAAGCGTGGACATGAAGAGGGTGAGGACGATAAAGAGTACTTTCAAGTAGAAGAAGTACTTCGAACCATCAAGGAAGACATAAAGCAAACGTATTCTAAAGTTGATAACATTAacaatttcattcaaagtaGGATTGATACCGGCCATAAAGAAGCCAAAgcagaagagaaagagaaagagaacaacaagataagagaagaaataccAGGAATGTTCCCGCAAAAAATTGTATACCTCAATCACTTTATTGATCCTCCTGAAAAACAGCCAACTTATTTCAATGCGCTTATGAACATGAAATGGATAGTTTCATGGCCAGTGAAATGGAAAGTTGCTTATTTTGTCACCGTACATATTTTGTCGTTCTCAGACGAACAATACACTTTCTCAGGTAAATCTTACGACCTACTGACTAATACCAAATACCTAACTTTATCTGAAGTTGATAGGCTTTTTGGTTGCTATATGACTATTTACGtgatatcaagaaacatATATGATATTACTTTCTCCATCAGGGAAATCTATGATTATGCATACCAATACTTAATGGAATATGATGAATTGCATCCAATTTTGAGAAAATACTGGAAAGAGCTATTCATATATGGCCTAATGAATGCGattcttgtttcaatagGAGCTTCTGCCATACATTTATGTTTGGCTCCTGATGGAAATTCTTCTCCGATTTACACCTGCCTCTGGCACATAGGATTTGGTTCTTCCCAGAGAGTTGGATTTGCAGTAATGCTCATAATATTTTATATTGATTTGACACAAGAGGGTTTGAATAGGTTTAAAAAGCAAGCGGATGATCTGAAGGAACAGGAAGATTTGGCACAAAGAAGGGTGAACAAGAATCAGAACGCtaacattttcaaagataaaaGTACGGTAATGAATTTTTGCAAGAGCAGAGACGTAGATGAAGACATTCTTCTGGAGTCAACCCCGCCTTTGAACCCACCATCAATTTTACATAGCCCCTTGCTCAAAAAGTCCACAAAAGTTGAACAGAACGAATCAATAAAACTGGTTTCTGTATCAAGTGTCGAAcactttgaagaaagctACGTTCCTCTTCTGAGAGAAAGattagatgaagaaaccaataAAAGCAGTAAAACAATTCCATCAAAAAATTTTCTACTTAGTACCATGGTAAAGATAATCGTATTTACATCAACCTTCCTTCAGCAACCTGTTAAGAcaatgaagaagttaatGCCATATAAAATATACAATTCTGTCAGAAAGGCAATAAACGCCCCAACTTAG